The DNA window GGAGGTGGCCTTCGTGGAGAGCTGTCACCGCCACGGCGTGCGCCGCGTGGTGGTGGTGGGCGGCTCCCCCGCGGTGCGCGAGGAGCTGGAGGAGAAGCTGGGGCACCACATCGACCTGCGCATGGTGGATGGCACCGAGCGGCGGACGGCGGACCGGGCTCGCAGCGACCTGGACTGGGCGGACCTGGTGCTGGTGTGGGGCGCCACGGAGCTGCACCACAAGGTCAGCGGGCACTACACCCATGGCGGTCCGGCCTACAGCCACAAGGTGGTCCACGTGGTGCGACGGGGTGTCGCGGCGCTGCTCGAGGAAGGGATGACCCACCTGGCGCGCTCGCGCTGACCGGTGGACAGAACCCACGCCGGCCTTGCTCCGGCGTGGGCCCGAGGTCAGTCTTCACACATGAAGACCGAGCTCATCCTGCTGCGGCACGGCGAGACGGAGTGGAATGCCCTGGGGCTGCTCCAGGGCCACCGCGACAGTCCGCTCAGCACCGAGGGGCTGCGACAGGCGGACGCGCTCGCGACGCGGCTGTCCACCCTCTCCTTCAGCGCGCTGTACAGCAGCGACCTGGGCCGGGCCCTCGAGACGGCCCGGCGCATCGCCACCCGCACGGGCCACGAGGTCCACGCCGATGCCCGGCTGAGGGAGCGGGGCCTGGGCCTCCTCGAGGGCCTCACCCGCGACGAGGCGCGCCAGCGCCACCCCGACATCTTCGGCGAGTACGCCACCAACTCACCGGACTACGTCGTGCCCGGGGGCGAGAGCGCCTCCCAGCGCTTGGGTCACGCGGTGGAGTGCCTGGGTGAAGTGGGCCAGCGGCACCCCGGCGAGCGCGTGGTGGTCGTCACGCATGGCGGAGTGCTCAGCAGCTTCTTCCGCCACAGCCTGGGGATTCCGCCCAACACGCCGCGCGCGTTCAGCGTCCGCAACGCCTGCTGGAACCAGTTCGACTACCACCAGGGTTCCTTCGTCCTGGTGACGTGGGGCGACCTCACGCACCTGCGCGACGCCAGCCGCGACGACCCGTGACTCCCGGGGGGCTGGCCTCTCACGCGAGAGGCCGTCACCCGAGCCACTTCACACCTGCGCGCGAGGATTCGTCTCGACGCGCAGGGAGCGCAGCGGACTGGGCTGCGGCGCCTCCAGCAGTTGGCGAGCCTCCTCGACGGCGTCCATCACCACCTGGGCGCCGTGCCGCATCTGCGCCACGGAGTGCGACGCCATCACCTGCATGCGGAAGCGCGACTCGCGGATGCGCACCGCGGGGTACTCCACCAGGTTGGGGAACACGCCGCGCTCGAACACCAGCTTGGACGCGACGCGCGCCACCTTCGGGTCGCCCAGCGGCACGGGCACCACGTTGGACGGCTCGCCCAGACACTTCACCCCGCGCTCGGCGAACGCGGAGCGCAGCGCGAGGATGTTCTCCATCGCCTTGGCCCGCAGCGCGTCTCCCTCGGGAGAGCGGACGATGCGCAGCGACTCCAGCGCCACCGCGGCCTGCACGGGGAGAATCGCGTTGGAGAAGATGTGGGGCCCACCCATGACTCGCACGAACTGGCGCACCGCCGCCGAGCGCGTCGCCACGAAGCCGCCGTTGGACGAGAACGTCTTGGAGAAGGAGCCCACCACCAGGTCCACCTTCCCCAGCAGATTCTGCGCGCCCAGGCTGCCGGTGCCCGACGGGCCCAGCGCTCCCAGGTCATGCGCCACGTCCACCAGCAGCGTCGCGCCGTATTCGTGGCAGATGGACTGGAGCTCCTCGATGCGGGGCACGTCCGAGTCCATGGAGAACAGGCCCTCGGTGACGACGAGGATGCCATTGTCCACGTCGTGGGCCCGCAGTTCCTGGAGCTTGCGACGCATCGCGCGGTTGCTCAGGTGCGGAACGCGGCTGACCTTCTGTGTCGCCGCGCTGGCACCCTGCTGAAGGCTCGCGTGGGACAGCGCGTCCAACACCACGTGGTCCTCGGGACGCACCAGCCCCGCGATGGCACCAAAGCCCGCGCCCCACCCCGTCGCGAACAGTGCCACGTGCGGCATCTTCAGATGCTCCCCAAGCGCCTGCTCCAACCGCAGCCCTGGCGTCGTGTTGCCACCAAACATCCCGGAGCCCGCACTGTGCACGCCGAAGTCACGGATGGCGCGGTGCGCCGCCTCCACCACCTCGGGATGCGTCGACAGCGACAAGTAGTCCTGCGAGCCGAAGTTCAATCCCTGCCGAGCCACGCCCCCCTCGCTGCGCACGGCGCACTCCGCCGTGGGTGCCCCCTCCAGGCTGCGCGAGTATGGCCAAAGCCCCGACTGCCGCCGCGACTCCTGCCATTGGTAGAACGCCTCGGTCCGCGCCAACAGGTCCGGCCCGGTCGGGTGTGTGTAATTGGCGATGAAATGCGTGAACAAAGGCGAGTCGAGCTGATCGCGTAGATCCATGAACACATCCGCTTCCGCTGAGGAGGGGAACGACGCAGGAGGGGACCTGAAGCGTCGCGCTCAAGCGATGAGCGCGGCCTTTAATGCCCCTGCATCTTTCCAGTGTCAACAACTCCTCATAAAGCGATTATTTCGGATTGTTAGCGATTGGCAGACATTGGAGCTTGATAGCAACTTGATTTCACCTGCAACACAAGACAGCGAAAGCGGCCTGGACCAAGGCCAGACGCCCTCGGGTGGGCGGAGGCACGAAGCGCTCCCGCCCACCCGTCGGCGGCGTACTACTCCTCGTTCTGCTGGAGGGCCGCGAGGACGTTGAGGTCCTCGAGGGTGGTGGTGTCCTGCGAGGACTTCTTGCCCGCGGCGACATCGCGCAGCAGCCGCCGCATGATTTTTCCGGAGCGCGTCTTGGGCAGGCCCTCGGCGAAGCGAATCTCGTCCGGACGGGCGATGGCGCCAATCTCCTTGGAGACGTGCTGGGCCAGCTCCTTCTTGAGCTCGGCCGAGGGCGCGTTGCCGTTCTTCAACGTGACGAAGGCGACCAGCGCGGTGCCCTTCAAGTCATCGGGGCGCCCCACCACGGCGGCCTCGGACACCCGCGGGTGCGCGACGAGCGCGCTCTCCACCTCGGCGGTGCCCAGGCGGTGTCCGGCCACGTTGACGACGTCATCCACGCGGCCCATCAACCAGAAGTACCCATCCGCGTCCGTGCGAGCGCCGTCTCCGGTGAAGTACTTGCCGGGCAGCTCGCTGAAGTACGTGCGCGTGTAGCGCTCCGGGTCGCCGTACACGGTGCGCAGCATGGAGGGCCACGGGCGGGTGATGAAGAGCAGGCCGCCCTGCCCTCGCGGCACCGTGTTGCCCTGACGGTCCAGGATCTCCGCGTGGATGCCCGGCAACGGCAGCGTGGCTGAACCCGGCTTGGTGGGCGTGGCCCCCGGCAGCGGCGAAATCATGATGGACCCCGTCTCGGTCTGCCACCACGTGTCCACGACGGGGCAGCGCCCCTGGCCGATGACGTCGCGGTACCACATCCACGCCTCGGGATTGATGGGCTCGCCCACGCTGCCCAGCAGGCGCAGCGAGGACAAATCCTTCTGGCGAGGGATGTCATCGCCCAGCCGCATGAAGGCGCGGATGGCGGTGGGCGCGGTGTAGAGGATGGTGGCCTTGTAGCGCTCGATGATGTCCCAGAAGCGGGCAGGTCCCGGGTGGGTGGGCGCGCCCTCGTAGACGATGGTCGTCACGCCGTTCATCAGCGGCCCGTAGACGACGTAGCTGTGCCCCGTCACCCAGCCCACGTCGGCGGTGCACCAGTAGACGTCGTCCTCGCGCAGGTCGAACACCCAGCGCGTGGTGAGCGACGCGTTCACCGCGAAGCCCGCGGTGGTGTGCAGCACGCCCTTGGGCTTTCCGGTGGAGCCGGAGGTGTAGAGGATGAACAGCGGGTGCTCGCTCTCCACCCACTCCGGCTCGCAGACGTCGGACTGGCCCTTCACCAGCGCGTCCCACGCCACGTAGCGAGGGCCCGGCAAGGCCGGTGCGTCCGTCGAGGTGCGCCGCGCCACGACCACCTTCTCCACGGTGGGCATGTTCTTGAGCGCCTGCTCCACGTTCTTCAGGAGCGGCACCACCGCGCCCTTGCGCCAGCCTCCGTCCGCGGTGAGCACCACCCGGGCGCCCGCGTCGTTCATGCGCTCCTGGAGGGCCTCGGCGGAGAAGCCACCGAACACCACCGAGTGCACCGCGCCGATGCGCGCGCACGCCAGCATGGCCACCACGGCCTCGGGCACCATGGGCAGGTAGATGCCCACGCGGTCACCCTTCTTGATGCCCAGCGACTTGAGGCCGTTGGCGAGGCGGTTCACCTCGACGGACAGCTCTCCGTAGGTGACGCTGCGGCGATCTCCAGGCTCACCCTCGAAGAGGATGGCGGGCTTGTCGCGGCGCGTGGCGAGGTGCCGGTCCAGACAGTTGTAGGCCAGGTTGGTGCGGCCCTCGACGAACCACCGCGCGTGCGGCGGCTTCCAGTCGAGCACCGTCTGGAAGGGCTCCTTCCAGTAGAGCTCCTCGCGGGCACGGTCACCCCAGTACTTGTCGGGATTGCGAGCGGCCTCGTCCCAGAGCCGCTGGTAGTCCTCCATGCTGCGCAGGTGCGCGCGACGGGAGAACGCCTCGGGTGGGGGGAAGACGCGAGCCTCGGTGAGGACCGAGACAATCTCGTGCTGCGTTTCAGCCATGGGCTCCTCCGCAGAATGGGCGACAGCCCCTCTGTTCTAGGAACCCACGAGGCCGGGCTCAAGCGGCTATTCGCAGCGTTTGGATTCCTTGACGGCTTCAAAACGCATCCACAGCTCGCAGGTGCATTCGGCCGGCCGCTGCTCGGCCTCGTAGCGCACGCGCATCACCCCGTCGAAGCCCGTGCGGCACTGCGTCGTCGCGTCGATGTGGATGCTGGCCTCGTCCAGCCGGCACTCCTGTCCTCGGACGGGGGCCACCGCGCTCACCACGTTCCCGTCGATGGAGAAGTCATCCCCTTCCGCGAGGAAGTAGCCGATGAGCTGGGTGTCGAGCAGGGCGAAGTCGAGGCGGACGACGCGTCCGGTGACCTGGAGAGTGCCGTGGAACTTGTCCTGGTTGGCGGGGTAGAGGCCGCACTCGTCGCGGAAGATCTCCACCGGAGTGAAGACGTAGTCGCCCCCATCCTGGTCGAAGGGCAGGCAGCCCGACATCACGCTCACGAGGAGGGCGGGCACGAGCAGGCGGAAGCGTCTCAGGGTGGACACGGCGCGCACCATACCTCACGAATGCATCGAGTGCAGTGCGCTCGGGGCGGTCGAGGGTAGACTGGGGGCCATGCCCGAATACCGCAACCCCAAGCCCACCGTGGACTGCATCATCGAGCTGTCGGGTGAACGCATCGTCCTCATCCGCCGCGCGAATCCTCCCCTCGGGTGGGCGCTGCCAGGCGGCTTCGTGGACGAGGGCGAGCCCCTGGACGCGGCGGCCATCCGCGAGGTGAAGGAGGAGACGGGCATGGACGTGAAGCTGGTGGAGCAGTTCTTCACGTACTCGGACCCCAAGCGCGACCCGAGGCAACACACGCTGTCGACGGTGTACATCGGCACGGCGCAGGGAGAGCCCCAGGGTTCGGATGATGCGGCGGAGGCGCGGACGTTCCGGCTCGACGCCCTGCCCCAGGACCTGTGCTTCGACCACGGCACCATTCTCTCCGACTACCTGGCCTACAAGCGGACCGGCCAGCGGCGGAAGTTGTAGGAGCCGTCGTCCGGGATGCATTACGCGCTCGTTCTGCTCGCCCTGGGGGCGCTGCTCGCCCTACATGAGTTGGGGCACCTTGTCGCCGCGCGATTGCTCGGCGTGCGGGTGCCCAGGTTCGTGTTCGGGTTTGGTCCGCCCATGGCGTCCTTCCGGTTGGGGGGGACGCAGTTCGTCGTGGGCGCGGTTCCCCTGGGCGCCACGGTGCACATCCAGGGGATGAATCCCCACCGCGCGGACGCGGCGGAGGCGGCGAGCTTCCAGACCCTGGGCCCCGTGCGGCGCGCGCTCATCATCCTGGCGGGCCCGCTGACGAACTACCTCTTCGCGTTGGGGGTCCTCTTCGCGCTGTACACGTCCGGCACGCACGTGGTGGTGCCGCTGACGGTGGGCACGGTGCGGCCGGGCTCGGAGGCGGCTCGGGCGCAGTTGCTGCCGGGTGACCGCATCGACATGGTGGATGGGCAGTCCCTGCGGAACTGGACGGAGTTCGTCGAGAAGGTGGCGGTGGGCGTGGGGCGCCCGCTCGAGTTGCGAGTGGAGCGACATGGCGAGGCGCGCACGGTGACGGTGCGTCCGCGTCCGGATGAGCAGGGCGAGGGACGCATTGGCGTGAGTCAGCAGTATGTGTACCGCACGCATGCGCCCGGCGAGGCGCTGAGACATTCGGTGGTGCACACGATGAACATCGCCTCCGAGGGCGTGGCGATGTTCCTGCGGCTGGCCCAAGGTGATCCGGCGCATGGAGGGCCCACGGGGCCCGGTGCGTTGGTGCGACAGGAGTCGTCGGACGCGGCTTCGTCGGGGCTGGACTCGGTGCTGCGGGCCTTGGTGGCGGCGTCGGTGGCGCTGGCGTTGCTGACGCTGTTGCCAGTTCCCGGGCTGGATGGCGGGCGCGTGCTGTTGCTGATGGTCGAGGCGGTGAGTGGACGCAGGCTGCCGCCTCGGGTGGAGACCCTCGCGCAGACGGTGGGGTTCCTCGCGATCTCCGCGATCATCGTCGCGGTGGCGGCCGCGGAGATTCGCAGCGCATTGCCGGAACGATTCAAGTCCAAGCCGCAGACAGCGGGAGTTCCCGCGGAATCAGTGCCTCAAGGGCTGGGGGTTGCGGGTGGAGCCGTGGCACCTGCCACGGCGGGGGGCTCCTCGACGACGAGCCCGGGGGCTTCCGCGACGGCACCCGGCG is part of the Myxococcus landrumus genome and encodes:
- a CDS encoding M50 family metallopeptidase, whose protein sequence is MHYALVLLALGALLALHELGHLVAARLLGVRVPRFVFGFGPPMASFRLGGTQFVVGAVPLGATVHIQGMNPHRADAAEAASFQTLGPVRRALIILAGPLTNYLFALGVLFALYTSGTHVVVPLTVGTVRPGSEAARAQLLPGDRIDMVDGQSLRNWTEFVEKVAVGVGRPLELRVERHGEARTVTVRPRPDEQGEGRIGVSQQYVYRTHAPGEALRHSVVHTMNIASEGVAMFLRLAQGDPAHGGPTGPGALVRQESSDAASSGLDSVLRALVAASVALALLTLLPVPGLDGGRVLLLMVEAVSGRRLPPRVETLAQTVGFLAISAIIVAVAAAEIRSALPERFKSKPQTAGVPAESVPQGLGVAGGAVAPATAGGSSTTSPGASATAPGAQQGTPAATPPTGVGAPTATPSTNTSGTTAAPATGTATATPPSAGGVAPAAGTTTATASPAGGVAPAAGTTTATASPAGGVAPATSSPATGTNTATPSPAGGVAPATSSPATGTNTTPPSPAGGVAPATSSPAAGTTTATPANARDAAPTTPSAVAGTPSASAKSQEMTSATPSPVAGATPATGAASSSPATSTRSLPPAPSGAAAAQTPTAPAPTGAAPSGASDSSATSSKVGAASSGAATPTAAPPKPATTGSPPTVSGPPTQ
- a CDS encoding histidine phosphatase family protein, producing MKTELILLRHGETEWNALGLLQGHRDSPLSTEGLRQADALATRLSTLSFSALYSSDLGRALETARRIATRTGHEVHADARLRERGLGLLEGLTRDEARQRHPDIFGEYATNSPDYVVPGGESASQRLGHAVECLGEVGQRHPGERVVVVTHGGVLSSFFRHSLGIPPNTPRAFSVRNACWNQFDYHQGSFVLVTWGDLTHLRDASRDDP
- the acs gene encoding acetate--CoA ligase — its product is MAETQHEIVSVLTEARVFPPPEAFSRRAHLRSMEDYQRLWDEAARNPDKYWGDRAREELYWKEPFQTVLDWKPPHARWFVEGRTNLAYNCLDRHLATRRDKPAILFEGEPGDRRSVTYGELSVEVNRLANGLKSLGIKKGDRVGIYLPMVPEAVVAMLACARIGAVHSVVFGGFSAEALQERMNDAGARVVLTADGGWRKGAVVPLLKNVEQALKNMPTVEKVVVARRTSTDAPALPGPRYVAWDALVKGQSDVCEPEWVESEHPLFILYTSGSTGKPKGVLHTTAGFAVNASLTTRWVFDLREDDVYWCTADVGWVTGHSYVVYGPLMNGVTTIVYEGAPTHPGPARFWDIIERYKATILYTAPTAIRAFMRLGDDIPRQKDLSSLRLLGSVGEPINPEAWMWYRDVIGQGRCPVVDTWWQTETGSIMISPLPGATPTKPGSATLPLPGIHAEILDRQGNTVPRGQGGLLFITRPWPSMLRTVYGDPERYTRTYFSELPGKYFTGDGARTDADGYFWLMGRVDDVVNVAGHRLGTAEVESALVAHPRVSEAAVVGRPDDLKGTALVAFVTLKNGNAPSAELKKELAQHVSKEIGAIARPDEIRFAEGLPKTRSGKIMRRLLRDVAAGKKSSQDTTTLEDLNVLAALQQNEE
- a CDS encoding aminotransferase class I/II-fold pyridoxal phosphate-dependent enzyme, with the protein product MDLRDQLDSPLFTHFIANYTHPTGPDLLARTEAFYQWQESRRQSGLWPYSRSLEGAPTAECAVRSEGGVARQGLNFGSQDYLSLSTHPEVVEAAHRAIRDFGVHSAGSGMFGGNTTPGLRLEQALGEHLKMPHVALFATGWGAGFGAIAGLVRPEDHVVLDALSHASLQQGASAATQKVSRVPHLSNRAMRRKLQELRAHDVDNGILVVTEGLFSMDSDVPRIEELQSICHEYGATLLVDVAHDLGALGPSGTGSLGAQNLLGKVDLVVGSFSKTFSSNGGFVATRSAAVRQFVRVMGGPHIFSNAILPVQAAVALESLRIVRSPEGDALRAKAMENILALRSAFAERGVKCLGEPSNVVPVPLGDPKVARVASKLVFERGVFPNLVEYPAVRIRESRFRMQVMASHSVAQMRHGAQVVMDAVEEARQLLEAPQPSPLRSLRVETNPRAQV
- a CDS encoding NUDIX domain-containing protein produces the protein MPEYRNPKPTVDCIIELSGERIVLIRRANPPLGWALPGGFVDEGEPLDAAAIREVKEETGMDVKLVEQFFTYSDPKRDPRQHTLSTVYIGTAQGEPQGSDDAAEARTFRLDALPQDLCFDHGTILSDYLAYKRTGQRRKL